In Calidithermus timidus DSM 17022, the following are encoded in one genomic region:
- a CDS encoding thioredoxin family protein: MRERMHPLTTPEEVDRFIHDHPVAAIFKAGTCHKTMQGWGNLERMLRDRPQIPVGIIRVVEHRPASNRVAELTGITHHSPQVIVFRDGQPVFDLDNWDITLEKLEPLFQQHLPDVKVEPSRGHGSNLEPYKRLLDAYLGGAVSEAQFQWAYLNMFREDASLRSHEEFDLLNALFGNPDAHHVHPEGDPLQDRASPAHRKAILQHEQQNPPALSLRERAAALREKLEALEASMADSR; the protein is encoded by the coding sequence ATGAGAGAACGCATGCACCCTCTCACCACGCCCGAGGAGGTGGATCGCTTCATCCACGACCACCCCGTGGCCGCCATCTTCAAGGCCGGAACCTGCCACAAGACCATGCAGGGTTGGGGCAACCTCGAGCGCATGTTGCGCGATCGCCCACAAATCCCGGTGGGCATCATCCGGGTCGTCGAACATCGCCCGGCTTCTAACCGCGTGGCCGAGCTCACCGGGATCACCCACCACTCCCCGCAGGTCATCGTATTCCGCGACGGCCAGCCAGTCTTCGATCTCGACAACTGGGACATCACCCTGGAAAAGCTCGAGCCCCTCTTCCAGCAACACCTCCCCGACGTGAAGGTCGAGCCGAGTCGGGGCCACGGCAGCAACCTCGAGCCCTACAAGCGCCTGCTCGACGCCTACCTCGGCGGTGCGGTGAGCGAGGCGCAGTTCCAGTGGGCCTACCTCAATATGTTCCGCGAGGACGCCTCGCTGCGCTCTCACGAAGAGTTCGATCTGCTCAACGCCCTCTTCGGCAACCCCGACGCACACCACGTTCACCCCGAGGGCGATCCCCTTCAGGACCGAGCAAGCCCGGCACACCGGAAGGCCATCCTGCAGCACGAGCAGCAGAACCCTCCGGCGCTTTCCCTCAGGGAACGGGCCGCGGCCTTGCGGGAGAAGCTAGAGGCGCTCGAGGCCTCAATGGCCGATAGCCGATAG
- a CDS encoding Ig-like domain-containing protein, whose product MRTTALLFRRKTSLTLAGLVFLFAACTSPTPSATALIRVLWPQSLTQEIPPSAQSIVVTVRPADSQAIYDTLILNKPTAEGRIKAPVGQALFVAKAYDQADGKGSVLAKGSTQQQIVAGEKNQVELSLKVLDHIEVTLAKSAIEAGEVTQAFAIAKTASGSQIDDPAFAFTWSSSDTAIASVNSSGIVTGVAPGTAQIRASEAELGKAGSASLSVTETTVIVGKVDEGFDSDKAAGTVIGGEVLGNDAEGKMAQRNSFLVMPRPESAGWGRMSYSRGALERVTGLGAVVDLSPGDIQLPSNVGEGFAVGFFSTSAPTNPYVNSNAVFLGYEGRGLGGYYLGVGGGLRGDRVSFRHARRQIVTIVNDMGAFFYAVDMGGVPGGVAYPNMRLLGMSTGWTGQQMYFGLHNHGSYSHPLVVPRLKIDDSGYRNWWLSAFLAETGTGSGVLSGSASTGQPWNPLTGEITRTADGLKALSSAPARAYVSVGSSTPYLLGARIKTGGAPKSVDLLLRVQDANNYHGVRFSRSGLQIYRVSGGSFSVLNETASQSLEPNRTYDVQVRLEGSEIWAWLEGRDPLIARDGTRSSLKNVGLGFEGDGDSAVSRFFAHQREAPIPTKLKIDSPNAPKASSPTWSDEFDGSGSLPGRSNAGKTWEHVFGTQTFSLASGRAKASSTLTDCLMEAVPHSASTVQLETSIYQGTPPNTIAFTGPAVLSGGAGSGPPDSYLVAMQFRDGSQGEDSTEVEVRLKPAGRSEYVWRRINMQDTLRHGTTNATTLWSDGDWVAVWVGDEPILYHPLTADEQRIGVGRVGLYDCSVGAGDNGFENLRIY is encoded by the coding sequence ATGAGGACCACTGCCCTCCTATTCCGCCGCAAAACCAGCCTGACCCTGGCCGGGCTGGTGTTTTTATTCGCAGCCTGCACTTCCCCAACCCCCTCCGCTACCGCCTTGATCCGCGTGCTGTGGCCCCAATCCCTGACCCAGGAGATACCCCCCAGTGCCCAGAGCATCGTGGTGACGGTGCGGCCTGCCGACAGCCAGGCCATCTACGACACCCTGATCCTCAACAAGCCCACCGCCGAAGGCCGCATCAAGGCCCCGGTGGGCCAGGCGCTGTTCGTGGCCAAGGCTTACGACCAGGCCGATGGGAAAGGCAGCGTACTGGCCAAGGGCAGCACGCAACAGCAGATCGTCGCCGGGGAGAAGAACCAGGTCGAGCTGAGCCTGAAGGTGCTCGACCACATCGAAGTCACCCTGGCCAAGAGCGCCATCGAAGCGGGCGAAGTCACCCAGGCTTTCGCCATAGCCAAAACCGCCTCCGGCAGCCAGATCGACGACCCCGCCTTCGCCTTCACCTGGTCGTCCTCGGACACGGCCATCGCCAGCGTAAATAGCTCGGGGATTGTGACAGGAGTTGCGCCGGGGACGGCTCAGATTCGGGCCAGTGAGGCCGAATTGGGCAAAGCGGGCTCGGCCAGCCTCAGCGTGACCGAGACCACCGTCATCGTCGGCAAGGTGGACGAGGGCTTCGACAGCGATAAAGCGGCGGGAACGGTGATCGGGGGTGAGGTCCTGGGCAACGACGCTGAGGGCAAGATGGCGCAGCGCAACAGCTTTCTGGTGATGCCGCGACCGGAAAGCGCGGGCTGGGGCCGCATGAGCTACAGCCGGGGCGCCCTCGAGCGCGTCACCGGTCTGGGGGCGGTGGTAGACCTCAGCCCTGGGGACATCCAGTTGCCCAGCAACGTCGGCGAGGGCTTCGCTGTGGGCTTTTTCTCCACCTCGGCGCCCACCAACCCCTACGTCAACTCCAACGCCGTGTTCTTGGGCTACGAGGGCCGTGGCTTGGGGGGCTACTACCTCGGGGTGGGCGGAGGGCTGCGGGGCGACCGGGTTAGCTTCCGCCATGCCCGCCGCCAGATTGTCACCATCGTCAACGACATGGGGGCCTTCTTCTACGCCGTGGACATGGGCGGGGTGCCCGGCGGGGTAGCCTATCCCAACATGCGCTTGCTGGGGATGAGTACGGGCTGGACCGGGCAGCAGATGTACTTTGGCTTGCACAACCACGGCAGCTACTCGCACCCGTTGGTGGTGCCCCGCCTCAAGATCGACGACTCGGGCTACCGTAACTGGTGGCTCAGTGCCTTCTTGGCCGAGACCGGCACCGGTTCGGGGGTGCTGAGTGGGAGCGCCAGCACCGGCCAGCCGTGGAACCCCTTGACCGGGGAGATCACCCGCACTGCCGATGGGCTCAAAGCGCTCTCGAGCGCCCCCGCCAGGGCATATGTGAGTGTGGGCTCGAGCACCCCCTACTTGCTGGGTGCCCGCATCAAGACCGGGGGAGCCCCCAAGAGCGTCGACCTCTTGCTGCGCGTTCAGGACGCGAACAACTACCACGGCGTACGCTTTTCCAGAAGTGGCTTGCAAATCTACCGCGTCAGCGGCGGTAGCTTCAGCGTGCTCAACGAGACCGCTTCGCAAAGCCTGGAGCCCAACCGCACCTACGACGTGCAAGTGCGCTTGGAGGGGAGCGAGATCTGGGCCTGGCTGGAGGGACGCGATCCGCTCATCGCCCGCGACGGCACCCGCAGCAGCCTCAAGAACGTGGGCCTGGGCTTCGAGGGGGACGGCGACTCGGCGGTGAGCCGCTTCTTCGCCCACCAGCGCGAGGCGCCCATTCCCACCAAGCTCAAGATCGACTCCCCCAACGCGCCCAAGGCCAGCAGCCCCACCTGGAGCGATGAGTTCGACGGATCGGGTTCCTTGCCGGGCCGCAGCAACGCGGGCAAGACCTGGGAGCACGTCTTCGGTACGCAGACCTTCAGCCTGGCTTCGGGTCGGGCCAAAGCCAGCAGCACCCTCACCGACTGCCTGATGGAGGCCGTACCCCATAGCGCTAGCACCGTGCAGCTCGAGACCAGCATCTACCAGGGCACCCCGCCCAACACCATCGCCTTCACCGGCCCGGCAGTCCTGAGCGGTGGGGCCGGTTCCGGTCCTCCCGACAGCTACCTGGTGGCCATGCAGTTCCGCGACGGCAGCCAGGGCGAGGATTCGACCGAGGTCGAGGTACGGCTCAAGCCCGCGGGTCGCTCGGAGTACGTCTGGCGGCGCATCAACATGCAGGACACCCTTCGCCACGGTACCACCAACGCCACCACCCTCTGGAGCGACGGGGACTGGGTGGCGGTGTGGGTGGGCGACGAGCCCATCCTCTATCACCCCCTCACCGCCGACGAGCAGCGCATCGGCGTTGGCCGCGTAGGGCTGTACGACTGCTCGGTGGGAGCGGGAGACAACGGCTTCGAGAACCTGCGGATTTACTAG
- a CDS encoding cupin domain-containing protein, translating into MVSSKAKHKRAHLGNQRWDGVEVLEYKAEGSAPFRAVTRQVLFEDPELAAQWRYFEVAPGGHTTLERHQHVHAVMVIRGRGRCLVGEEIHDLQPHDLISIPPLTWHQFRATEDEPLGFLCLVNAERDRPQLPNEQDLLELRRHPHIAAFIRTGEL; encoded by the coding sequence ATGGTCAGTAGCAAAGCCAAGCACAAAAGGGCCCACCTGGGCAACCAACGCTGGGACGGGGTGGAGGTGCTCGAGTACAAGGCCGAGGGGTCGGCGCCTTTTCGCGCCGTGACCCGCCAGGTGCTCTTCGAAGACCCCGAGCTGGCCGCGCAGTGGCGCTACTTCGAGGTGGCTCCGGGCGGGCACACCACGCTCGAGCGCCACCAACACGTCCACGCGGTGATGGTGATCCGGGGCCGGGGACGCTGCTTGGTGGGCGAGGAGATCCACGACCTGCAGCCGCACGACCTCATCTCCATCCCTCCCCTCACCTGGCACCAATTCCGCGCCACCGAGGACGAGCCGCTGGGCTTCTTGTGCCTGGTCAACGCCGAACGCGACCGGCCCCAACTGCCCAACGAGCAGGATTTGCTCGAGCTGCGCCGCCACCCCCACATCGCAGCCTTTATTCGCACGGGCGAGCTATAA
- a CDS encoding RuBisCO large subunit C-terminal-like domain-containing protein, translated as MERLTAIYHLTSKPEDIEARAVALATEQSLEMPLSALRKDWGVRDLLGRVEGIEPLGAGLFRVRITLAIATTAFEAGQLLNMLFGNCALQQDVELIDVELPPALLSAFLGPRFGIAGLRELVGAQNRPLTCTALKPQGLSPAQLAELAHTFALAGLDFVKDDHGLGNQRFAPFAQRVQAVNKAVEKANRVSGYRTCYVPNLQGGPKEVLKQARIAREEGIRAVMVEPMILGLPFFHELVAELGMPVLAHPAFAGQRIAPALLFGKLFRLFGADAVIYPNYGGRFSYSRQTCLELADNARRAWGHLRPSLPVPAGGMSLERVGEMKEAYGPDAMLLIGGALLSAGERLLERSREFVERVASPG; from the coding sequence ATGGAGCGCCTCACGGCCATCTACCACCTCACCAGCAAGCCCGAGGACATCGAGGCTCGAGCAGTAGCCCTGGCGACCGAGCAGAGCCTCGAGATGCCCCTTTCAGCCTTGCGGAAAGACTGGGGGGTGCGGGATCTGCTGGGGCGGGTCGAGGGCATCGAGCCCCTGGGGGCAGGGCTTTTCCGGGTGCGGATCACGCTGGCCATCGCGACCACCGCCTTCGAAGCTGGGCAGCTGCTCAACATGCTCTTCGGCAACTGCGCCCTGCAGCAGGACGTCGAGCTCATCGACGTGGAGCTTCCGCCCGCGCTGCTGTCGGCTTTCCTGGGGCCCAGGTTTGGCATAGCCGGGCTGCGCGAACTCGTGGGAGCGCAGAACCGGCCTCTCACCTGCACCGCCCTCAAACCGCAGGGCCTGAGCCCAGCTCAGCTGGCCGAGCTGGCCCACACCTTCGCCCTGGCGGGCCTCGACTTCGTCAAGGACGACCACGGCCTGGGCAACCAACGCTTCGCCCCCTTCGCCCAGCGCGTGCAGGCGGTGAACAAAGCCGTGGAGAAGGCTAACCGGGTCAGCGGATACCGCACCTGCTACGTGCCCAACCTTCAGGGAGGCCCCAAGGAGGTGCTGAAGCAGGCCCGTATCGCCCGCGAAGAGGGCATCCGGGCCGTGATGGTCGAGCCCATGATCCTGGGTCTGCCCTTCTTCCACGAGCTGGTGGCGGAATTGGGCATGCCGGTGCTGGCCCACCCGGCTTTTGCCGGGCAGCGCATCGCGCCGGCGCTGCTGTTTGGTAAGCTGTTCCGCCTGTTCGGAGCCGACGCAGTGATCTACCCCAACTACGGCGGACGCTTCAGCTACAGCCGGCAGACCTGCTTGGAGCTCGCCGACAACGCCCGCAGGGCCTGGGGCCACCTGCGCCCGAGCTTGCCGGTCCCCGCCGGGGGGATGAGCCTCGAGCGGGTGGGCGAGATGAAGGAGGCCTACGGCCCCGACGCCATGCTCCTCATCGGCGGGGCGCTCTTATCGGCGGGGGAAAGGCTGCTCGAGCGCAGCCGGGAATTTGTCGAGAGGGTGGCTTCGCCGGGGTAA
- the meaB gene encoding methylmalonyl Co-A mutase-associated GTPase MeaB, giving the protein MDTQTMLERFISGDLRALARAITWVESGHPAGAELLRELRGRGSSRVVGLTGSPGAGKSTLTDRLIEEARRRGERVAVLAVDPSSPFTGGAILGDRIRMMRHYHDSGVFIRSLASRGALGGLAGAVVGALALLEAFGFERVFLETVGVGQSEVDIARVADTTVLVLTPAAGDAVQAFKAGVMEIADVFVVNKFDLPGGERVIQELKTTLELAPPRPGGWKPPVLSAVGSRGEGITEVLEAIDRHYAHLQGHGLLEGGRLERARFEVESVIQEWGRRRTREGQGLIAQVASGELTPEEAAARLLGNPQLGVEG; this is encoded by the coding sequence ATGGATACGCAGACCATGCTCGAGCGCTTCATCTCCGGCGACCTTCGGGCCCTGGCCAGGGCCATCACCTGGGTCGAGTCGGGGCACCCGGCGGGCGCCGAACTTCTGCGCGAGCTGCGGGGTCGGGGCAGCAGCCGCGTGGTTGGCCTCACCGGCAGCCCTGGCGCGGGCAAGAGCACCCTCACCGACCGGCTCATCGAGGAAGCCCGCAGGCGCGGCGAACGGGTGGCCGTGCTGGCGGTGGACCCCAGCAGCCCTTTCACCGGCGGGGCCATCCTGGGCGACCGCATCCGCATGATGCGCCACTACCACGACTCGGGGGTGTTCATCCGCTCCCTGGCCAGCCGGGGTGCGCTGGGCGGGCTGGCCGGAGCGGTGGTGGGGGCGCTGGCCCTGCTCGAGGCTTTCGGCTTCGAGCGGGTCTTCCTCGAGACCGTGGGGGTGGGCCAGAGCGAGGTGGACATCGCCCGCGTGGCCGACACCACCGTGCTGGTCCTGACCCCTGCCGCCGGAGACGCGGTGCAGGCTTTCAAGGCGGGGGTGATGGAGATCGCCGACGTGTTCGTGGTCAACAAGTTCGACCTCCCCGGCGGAGAGCGGGTGATCCAGGAGCTCAAGACCACCCTCGAGCTCGCCCCCCCCCGACCCGGCGGCTGGAAACCCCCGGTGCTGAGCGCGGTGGGCTCGCGGGGTGAGGGGATCACCGAAGTGCTGGAGGCCATCGACCGACACTATGCCCACCTCCAGGGGCACGGCCTGCTGGAGGGAGGACGGCTCGAGCGGGCCCGCTTCGAGGTGGAGAGCGTGATCCAGGAGTGGGGTCGCCGCCGCACCCGCGAGGGCCAGGGCCTCATCGCCCAGGTTGCCAGTGGCGAACTCACCCCGGAGGAAGCTGCGGCACGGCTGCTGGGTAACCCCCAGCTGGGGGTCGAGGGCTAA
- the aceE gene encoding pyruvate dehydrogenase (acetyl-transferring), homodimeric type → MITDLELIEARARLSAEEQISLEDLESKEWLESLEYVLRTAGRDRVVALVEALERYAYKHGVMLPYKLRTPYINTIPADHEPPYPGDLELEQRIANILRWNTIAIVQQANKKAEGIGGHIATYASIAELMEVGFNHFFRGPDAGMDRDLVFYQGHMSPGIYARSFLEGRFSEDDLAKFRRDLTPGPGRVVTSYPHPWLMPDYWEFPTVSMGLGPLQAIYQARFMRYLEDRGLKPRSDAKVWAFLGDGEQDEVETLGALRVAATEELDNLIFVINANLQRLDGPVRGNSKVIQELESVYRGNGWNVIKVVWGSAWDELLAKDTEGVLLERFEQLVDGESQRYAAYGAKELREKFFNTPQLKAMIEGYTDEELEILTLSRGGHDKKKVYAAYKAATEHRGSPTVIIARTVKGYGLGPTAQAKNVAHQVKKLTLEDLREARDFLGIPVSDEDLEKTPFYHPGPDSPEVQYMLERRKALGGLIPERRVKAAPLNTPDASFFEEFYAGSGGREISTTMAFVRMLTKLVRHPEVGKFIVPIVPDEARTFGMEGVISSVGIYSPKGQLYEPVDAGTVTVYRESKSGQLLQEGINEAGAMASFIAAGTAYAHYGIPTIPFYIYYSMFGLQRVGDLAWAAADQRTKGFLLGATAGRTTLNGEGLQHEDGHSHVQALPIPNLLAYDPAFAYELAVILEDGMRRMYKEGEDIFYYLTLMNENYPQPPMPEPREQTREGILKGLYLFKKSELKRPKARVQLLGSGTILNEVIKAAEVLEGYGVAADVWSVTSYKALYYDAIETARRNRLNPQGIASATGKAASPTAKPEKPYAAQMLDPTEGPIIAASDYMKALPDLISGYLERPIHSLGTDGFGRSDTREALRDFFEVDAKYISAAALSALKDEGKLSAKAVSEAFKKLGIETDREAPHKR, encoded by the coding sequence ATGATAACCGACCTAGAGCTGATCGAAGCACGGGCCAGGCTCTCGGCTGAAGAGCAAATCAGCCTGGAGGATCTGGAAAGCAAAGAATGGCTCGAGTCCCTGGAGTACGTGTTGCGCACCGCCGGGCGCGACCGGGTAGTGGCACTGGTGGAGGCCCTCGAGCGCTACGCCTACAAGCACGGGGTGATGCTGCCCTACAAGCTGCGTACCCCCTACATCAACACCATCCCCGCCGACCACGAACCCCCCTACCCCGGCGACCTCGAGCTCGAGCAGCGCATCGCCAACATCCTGCGCTGGAACACCATCGCCATCGTGCAGCAGGCCAACAAGAAGGCCGAGGGCATCGGGGGGCACATCGCCACCTACGCCTCCATCGCCGAGCTGATGGAAGTGGGCTTCAACCATTTCTTCCGCGGGCCCGACGCCGGGATGGACCGCGACCTGGTGTTCTACCAAGGCCACATGTCGCCCGGAATCTACGCCCGCAGCTTCCTGGAAGGGCGTTTCAGCGAGGATGACTTGGCCAAGTTCCGCCGCGACCTCACCCCGGGGCCGGGCCGCGTCGTCACCAGCTACCCCCACCCCTGGCTGATGCCCGACTACTGGGAGTTTCCCACCGTCTCGATGGGCCTGGGACCCTTGCAGGCCATCTATCAGGCTCGTTTCATGCGCTACCTGGAGGACCGGGGCCTCAAGCCCAGGTCCGACGCCAAGGTCTGGGCCTTCCTGGGTGACGGCGAACAGGACGAGGTGGAAACCCTGGGTGCGTTGCGGGTAGCTGCTACCGAGGAACTCGACAACCTGATCTTCGTCATCAACGCCAACCTCCAGCGTCTCGACGGCCCCGTGCGCGGCAACTCCAAGGTGATCCAGGAGCTCGAGTCGGTTTACCGGGGCAACGGCTGGAACGTGATCAAGGTGGTGTGGGGAAGTGCTTGGGACGAATTGCTGGCCAAAGACACCGAGGGTGTGCTCTTAGAGCGTTTCGAGCAGCTCGTCGACGGTGAGAGCCAACGCTACGCGGCCTACGGGGCCAAGGAGCTACGCGAGAAGTTCTTCAACACCCCCCAGCTCAAGGCCATGATCGAGGGCTATACCGACGAAGAGCTCGAGATCCTCACCCTCTCGCGCGGCGGGCACGATAAGAAGAAGGTCTACGCCGCTTACAAGGCGGCCACCGAGCACCGAGGCAGCCCCACCGTGATCATCGCCCGCACGGTCAAGGGCTATGGCCTAGGGCCTACCGCCCAAGCCAAGAACGTAGCCCACCAGGTCAAGAAGCTCACCCTCGAGGACCTGCGCGAGGCCCGCGACTTCCTGGGCATCCCCGTCTCGGACGAGGACCTCGAGAAAACCCCCTTCTACCACCCCGGCCCCGACTCGCCGGAAGTGCAGTACATGCTCGAGCGGCGCAAGGCCCTGGGCGGCCTGATCCCCGAGCGGCGGGTCAAGGCTGCCCCCTTAAACACCCCCGACGCCTCCTTCTTCGAGGAGTTCTACGCCGGGAGCGGGGGCCGCGAGATCTCCACCACCATGGCCTTCGTGCGCATGCTCACCAAGCTGGTGCGCCACCCCGAGGTGGGCAAGTTCATCGTGCCCATCGTGCCCGATGAGGCCCGCACCTTCGGCATGGAGGGCGTGATCTCCTCGGTGGGCATCTACAGCCCCAAGGGCCAGCTCTACGAGCCTGTAGACGCGGGAACCGTGACCGTCTACCGCGAGTCCAAGAGCGGTCAGCTTCTGCAGGAGGGCATCAACGAAGCCGGGGCCATGGCCAGCTTCATCGCCGCAGGTACCGCCTACGCCCACTACGGCATCCCCACCATTCCCTTCTACATCTACTACTCGATGTTCGGGCTGCAGCGGGTGGGCGACTTGGCCTGGGCCGCGGCCGACCAGCGCACCAAGGGCTTCTTGCTGGGGGCTACCGCCGGGCGCACCACCCTCAACGGCGAGGGGCTCCAGCACGAGGACGGCCACTCCCACGTGCAAGCCCTGCCTATCCCCAACCTGCTCGCCTACGACCCGGCCTTCGCCTACGAGCTGGCGGTGATCCTCGAGGACGGCATGCGGCGCATGTACAAGGAGGGCGAGGACATCTTCTACTACCTCACGCTGATGAACGAGAACTACCCTCAGCCCCCTATGCCCGAGCCGCGGGAGCAGACCCGCGAGGGCATTCTCAAGGGCCTTTATCTCTTCAAAAAGTCAGAGCTCAAGCGGCCCAAGGCCCGCGTGCAGCTGCTGGGCAGCGGCACCATCTTGAACGAGGTCATCAAGGCCGCCGAGGTGCTGGAGGGCTATGGCGTGGCCGCCGACGTGTGGAGCGTGACCAGCTACAAGGCGCTGTACTACGACGCCATCGAGACTGCCCGCCGCAACCGGCTCAACCCCCAGGGCATCGCGTCAGCGACCGGCAAAGCCGCAAGCCCCACAGCCAAGCCCGAGAAGCCCTACGCCGCCCAGATGCTCGACCCCACCGAGGGCCCTATCATCGCGGCCAGCGACTACATGAAGGCCCTGCCCGACCTGATCTCGGGCTACCTCGAGCGCCCCATCCACAGCCTGGGCACCGATGGCTTTGGCCGCAGCGACACCCGCGAGGCGTTGCGCGATTTCTTCGAGGTAGACGCCAAGTACATCAGCGCGGCTGCCCTCTCGGCCCTCAAGGACGAAGGAAAGCTCTCCGCCAAGGCCGTGAGCGAGGCCTTCAAGAAGCTCGGCATCGAAACCGACCGGGAGGCGCCGCACAAACGCTAA
- a CDS encoding RidA family protein, whose translation MKKVHTDQAPQAVGPYSQAIVAGGMVFCSGQIPLRPDGTLEDGDIAAQTHQVMRNLKAVLEAAGSSLSKVVSATCFLRDMNDFAAFNQVYSQYLSEPYPARVTVQAARLPRDVAVEVACIAVI comes from the coding sequence ATGAAAAAAGTACACACCGATCAGGCTCCCCAGGCAGTCGGTCCCTACAGCCAGGCCATCGTGGCGGGTGGGATGGTGTTTTGCTCGGGGCAGATCCCCCTGCGGCCCGATGGCACCCTCGAGGACGGCGATATCGCCGCCCAGACCCACCAGGTCATGCGCAACCTCAAGGCCGTGCTCGAGGCCGCCGGCTCCTCGCTGTCGAAGGTGGTCTCGGCCACGTGCTTCCTGCGCGACATGAACGACTTCGCCGCCTTCAACCAGGTCTACAGCCAGTACCTCAGCGAGCCCTACCCAGCCCGCGTGACCGTGCAGGCCGCCCGCCTGCCCCGCGACGTAGCGGTGGAAGTGGCCTGCATCGCCGTGATCTAG
- a CDS encoding Stp1/IreP family PP2C-type Ser/Thr phosphatase encodes MARPESAPVVLAAAQTDPGRKRDLNEDAVLYELTPYGGVFVVADGMGGHRTGEVASRLAVDHIAVNLRQDLPSPQNLVKAFEAANREIYSAGQAPESRGMGTTATALWLDLPYALLGHVGDSRAYLYRKGEMVQLTNDHSWVAERVRQGVLTEAEARNHRWRNVITNALGSFPQVRVDLIGLKVEPGDLFLLCSDGLTSVLDDPVIAEVLRNYPPEQAVPRLIALANEWGGPDNISVVVAAVGPHIPQQQRPYALAVEAAKGGPVSLQLGQEPEGVTTQVIEPERPRGFWQRWSTWLLLLLWGGLLAYVLYSQFGSGRLSAP; translated from the coding sequence ATGGCGAGACCCGAGAGCGCTCCGGTGGTGCTGGCAGCCGCCCAGACCGATCCCGGACGCAAGCGCGACCTCAACGAAGATGCCGTCCTCTATGAGCTCACCCCCTACGGAGGGGTCTTCGTTGTGGCCGATGGCATGGGGGGACACCGCACCGGGGAGGTGGCCTCGAGGCTGGCCGTCGATCACATTGCCGTCAACCTGCGCCAGGACCTGCCCTCGCCGCAGAACCTGGTCAAGGCCTTTGAAGCTGCCAACCGCGAGATCTACAGTGCCGGGCAAGCGCCCGAGTCGCGCGGCATGGGCACCACTGCTACCGCCCTCTGGCTCGATTTGCCCTACGCCCTCTTGGGGCACGTGGGCGACTCGAGAGCCTACCTCTACCGCAAGGGCGAGATGGTCCAGCTCACCAACGACCATTCCTGGGTGGCCGAGCGGGTGCGCCAGGGGGTGCTCACCGAGGCCGAAGCCCGCAACCACCGCTGGCGCAACGTCATCACCAACGCCCTGGGCTCCTTTCCTCAGGTGCGTGTGGACCTCATCGGCCTCAAGGTCGAGCCCGGAGACTTGTTCTTGCTGTGCTCCGATGGCCTGACCAGCGTGCTCGACGACCCCGTCATCGCCGAGGTTCTGCGCAACTACCCCCCCGAGCAGGCCGTGCCCCGCCTCATCGCCCTGGCCAACGAGTGGGGCGGCCCCGACAACATCAGCGTTGTGGTGGCGGCGGTGGGGCCGCACATCCCCCAGCAGCAGCGGCCTTATGCGCTGGCCGTCGAGGCGGCCAAGGGGGGGCCGGTTAGCCTGCAACTGGGCCAGGAGCCCGAGGGGGTCACCACCCAGGTGATCGAGCCGGAAAGACCCAGGGGTTTTTGGCAGCGCTGGAGCACCTGGCTACTGCTGCTGCTGTGGGGTGGCCTGCTGGCCTACGTGCTCTACAGCCAGTTCGGGTCGGGTAGGCTGAGCGCTCCCTGA